One stretch of Pseudomonas sp. NC02 DNA includes these proteins:
- a CDS encoding proline/glycine betaine ABC transporter permease, whose translation MFPESFTFSIADWVNSWVDALVTNYGDVFRHISDTLLWAIVNLEGLLRAAPWWLMLLIVGGIAWHATRKWFTTVVIVGLLFLVGAVGLWDKLMQTLALMMVATVISVLIGIPLGILSARSNRLRSVLMPLLDIMQTMPSFVYLIPVLMLFGLGKVPAIFATVIYAAPPLIRLTDLGIRQVDGEVMEAINAFGANRWQQLFGVQLPLALPSIMAGINQTTMMALSMVVIASMIGARGLGEDVLVGIQTLNVGRGLEAGLAIVILAVVIDRITQAYGRPRHEASK comes from the coding sequence ATGTTTCCTGAGAGTTTTACGTTTTCCATCGCCGACTGGGTCAACAGTTGGGTCGATGCGCTGGTGACCAACTACGGCGATGTGTTCCGGCACATCTCCGATACGTTGCTGTGGGCCATCGTTAACCTGGAAGGTTTGCTGCGCGCAGCGCCCTGGTGGTTGATGTTGCTGATTGTCGGCGGTATTGCCTGGCATGCCACTCGCAAGTGGTTCACCACCGTCGTGATCGTCGGCCTGCTGTTTCTGGTGGGCGCGGTCGGTCTGTGGGACAAGCTGATGCAAACCCTGGCGCTGATGATGGTGGCCACGGTGATCTCGGTGCTGATCGGCATTCCTCTAGGGATTCTGTCGGCCCGCAGCAACCGCCTGCGTTCGGTGCTGATGCCGCTGCTGGACATCATGCAGACCATGCCCAGCTTCGTGTACCTGATCCCGGTGTTGATGCTGTTCGGCCTGGGCAAGGTCCCGGCGATTTTCGCCACGGTGATCTACGCCGCACCGCCGCTGATTCGTCTTACCGACCTGGGCATTCGCCAGGTGGACGGTGAAGTCATGGAAGCGATCAACGCCTTCGGTGCCAACCGCTGGCAGCAACTGTTCGGCGTGCAACTGCCGCTGGCCCTGCCGAGCATCATGGCCGGGATCAACCAGACCACCATGATGGCCCTGTCGATGGTGGTGATCGCCTCGATGATCGGCGCCCGTGGCCTGGGTGAAGATGTACTGGTGGGCATCCAGACCCTCAACGTTGGACGCGGCCTTGAAGCCGGTCTGGCGATCGTGATTCTTGCCGTGGTCATCGACCGCATTACGCAAGCCTATGGTCGTCCACGGCATGAGGCGAGCAAATGA
- a CDS encoding glycine betaine/L-proline ABC transporter ATP-binding protein, which produces MTTVSKIEVKNVFKIFGNRSKDALALIGQGKSKDEVLAETGCVVGVNDLSLSVDTGEIFVIMGLSGSGKSTLVRHFNRLIDPTSGAILVDGEDILQLDMEALRQFRRHKISMVFQSFGLLPHKSVLDNVAYGLKVRGETRQVCAERALHWIETVGLKGYENKYPHQLSGGMRQRVGLARALAADTDIILMDEAFSALDPLIRAEMQDQLLELQKTLHKTIVFITHDLDEAVRIGNRIAILKDGKLIQVGTPREILHSPADEYVNRFVQRRVAVV; this is translated from the coding sequence ATGACTACTGTCAGCAAAATTGAAGTCAAAAACGTATTCAAGATTTTCGGCAACCGCTCCAAGGATGCACTGGCGTTGATTGGCCAGGGCAAGAGCAAGGACGAGGTGCTGGCCGAGACCGGTTGCGTGGTGGGTGTGAACGACCTGTCCCTGAGCGTCGACACCGGTGAAATCTTCGTGATCATGGGGCTGTCGGGTTCCGGCAAGTCGACCCTGGTGCGTCACTTCAACCGGCTGATCGACCCTACCAGCGGTGCGATCCTGGTGGACGGTGAAGACATCCTGCAACTGGACATGGAAGCCTTGCGCCAATTCCGCCGGCACAAGATCAGCATGGTGTTCCAGAGCTTTGGCCTGCTGCCTCACAAGAGTGTGCTGGACAACGTTGCCTACGGCCTGAAAGTGCGTGGCGAAACCAGGCAAGTGTGCGCCGAGCGTGCGCTGCACTGGATCGAAACCGTGGGCCTCAAGGGCTATGAAAACAAATACCCGCATCAACTTTCCGGCGGCATGCGTCAGCGTGTAGGCCTGGCCCGGGCGCTGGCGGCCGACACCGACATCATCCTGATGGACGAGGCGTTCAGTGCGCTCGACCCGCTTATCCGTGCCGAGATGCAAGACCAGTTATTGGAGCTGCAAAAGACCCTGCACAAGACGATCGTGTTCATTACCCACGACCTCGATGAGGCGGTGCGCATCGGCAACCGCATTGCGATCCTCAAGGACGGCAAGCTGATCCAGGTCGGCACGCCCCGCGAGATTTTGCATTCACCGGCGGATGAGTACGTGAACCGGTTTGTCCAGCGGCGGGTGGCGGTGGTTTGA